In Microbacterium enclense, one genomic interval encodes:
- a CDS encoding phage holin family protein: MRFVVRVAVNAFAIWIVTLLPALQVQLIPFAPGEWLQVLLALLLVGLIFALVNTIVGTVVKIVAIPLYILTLGLISLVINGFLLWLTAVITSNWDWGLRTGEFWLTVVAALLIGIINAVLGGILRPRRDERTRH; encoded by the coding sequence ATGCGCTTCGTCGTCCGCGTCGCCGTCAACGCCTTCGCCATCTGGATCGTCACACTGCTGCCTGCTCTCCAGGTGCAGCTCATCCCGTTCGCGCCCGGAGAATGGCTCCAGGTGCTGCTGGCCCTGCTGTTGGTCGGCCTCATCTTCGCGTTGGTCAACACCATCGTCGGCACGGTCGTGAAGATCGTCGCGATCCCGCTCTACATCCTCACGCTCGGGCTGATATCCCTCGTGATCAACGGCTTCCTGCTCTGGCTGACGGCGGTCATCACCTCGAACTGGGACTGGGGCCTGCGCACCGGCGAGTTCTGGCTCACGGTCGTCGCGGCGCTGCTGATCGGCATCATCAACGCCGTCCTGGGCGGCATCCTGCGCCCCCGTCGCGACGAGCGGACACGCCACTGA
- a CDS encoding DUF916 domain-containing protein, with protein MNRISPRLALALVPLLAAAAVVAGAPAAFAATDDVTWTVRTASNALGADRTNFSYALNPGAHLDDGLVVANRGTEAVELDVYAADGYTTSTGAVDLRLAAEDPVGVGKWIVVPQHHVSVPAGQTVEVPFTIDIPADATPGDYAGGVVTSLTVADQTANVNVDRRLGIRAGIRVGGDLAPALAVDGLSVDWDGGVVPFLFGDATVHYRLHNAGNVSLTASDADAVAGPFGWGEVDAIPVDAAPVLLPGESWQRDVRVPAVAAMGLVWASVTATPTVTDASGSTTDLDPVVVSAMGWAVPWPLLVAVLLGVATAVLGPRWLRERRRRRQDAEDARVAEAVARSLAEKEAAPAVTVGPLP; from the coding sequence ATGAACCGCATTTCCCCTCGTCTCGCGCTGGCTCTCGTGCCTCTTCTCGCCGCCGCCGCGGTCGTCGCGGGAGCCCCCGCCGCATTCGCGGCCACCGACGATGTCACCTGGACGGTGCGCACCGCGTCCAACGCGCTCGGTGCCGACCGCACCAACTTCTCGTACGCCCTCAATCCCGGAGCGCACCTCGACGACGGGCTCGTCGTCGCCAACCGCGGCACCGAGGCGGTCGAGCTCGACGTCTACGCCGCCGACGGCTACACGACCTCGACGGGCGCGGTCGACCTCCGCCTCGCCGCGGAGGACCCGGTGGGCGTGGGCAAGTGGATCGTCGTGCCGCAACACCACGTGTCGGTGCCCGCCGGGCAGACCGTCGAGGTTCCGTTCACGATCGACATCCCCGCCGATGCCACGCCCGGTGACTACGCGGGCGGCGTCGTGACCTCGCTCACCGTGGCCGATCAGACGGCGAACGTCAACGTCGATCGCCGCCTGGGCATCCGTGCCGGCATCCGCGTCGGTGGCGACCTCGCGCCGGCGCTCGCGGTCGACGGTCTCAGCGTCGACTGGGACGGTGGAGTCGTCCCGTTCCTCTTCGGCGACGCGACCGTGCACTACCGCCTCCACAACGCCGGCAACGTGTCGCTCACCGCGTCCGACGCCGACGCCGTCGCCGGGCCCTTCGGGTGGGGTGAGGTCGATGCGATCCCGGTCGATGCCGCGCCCGTGCTGCTCCCGGGTGAGTCGTGGCAGCGTGACGTCCGTGTCCCCGCCGTCGCCGCGATGGGTCTGGTGTGGGCGTCGGTGACGGCCACACCCACGGTCACCGATGCGTCGGGGTCGACCACGGACCTCGACCCGGTCGTCGTCTCGGCGATGGGCTGGGCGGTGCCGTGGCCCCTCCTCGTCGCCGTGCTGCTCGGGGTGGCCACGGCCGTTCTCGGCCCGCGCTGGTTGCGCGAGCGTCGTCGTCGTCGACAGGATGCTGAGGATGCCCGCGTCGCCGAGGCGGTGGCGCGCTCGCTCGCCGAGAAGGAAGCTGCTCCGGCCGTGACGGTGGGGCCGCTCCCGTAG
- a CDS encoding histidinol-phosphate transaminase gives MSEEPVLPRIRPEIAALPAYRQGRQASADAFKLSSNENPFDPLPGVLEAIQGATGINRYPDATAARLRERLAARHGVSPDDVHVGAGSVSLLAQLLLATSGPGDEVVYAWRSFEAYPSLVAVAGATSVQVPLTEDFRHDLPAMAAAITDRTRLVIVCSPNNPTGPTVTHDEFAAFVDAVPADVLIVLDEAYAEFVTDRSSVEGDRVRAIIARPNIVVLRTFSKAYGLAGLRVGYAIGHTRVLDAARSTAIPLSVTAAAEAAALASLDAESELLERVTVIAERRDSLVARLREAGWPVPDAQGNFVWLPAGDRALEVASAFEDAGLVVRPFAGDGVRISIGEEESLDRIVEVAATVAPR, from the coding sequence GTGAGTGAAGAGCCGGTTCTCCCCCGTATCCGTCCCGAGATCGCCGCACTGCCGGCGTACCGCCAGGGGCGTCAGGCCAGCGCCGACGCGTTCAAGCTGTCGAGCAACGAGAACCCCTTCGATCCTCTTCCCGGTGTGCTCGAGGCGATCCAGGGCGCGACCGGGATCAATCGGTATCCGGATGCCACGGCCGCCCGGCTACGCGAACGTCTCGCCGCACGCCACGGCGTCTCTCCCGACGACGTGCACGTCGGCGCCGGGAGCGTCTCGCTGCTCGCGCAGCTTCTGCTGGCCACTTCCGGCCCCGGCGACGAGGTCGTCTACGCCTGGCGCTCGTTCGAGGCGTACCCCTCGCTCGTCGCCGTCGCGGGTGCCACGAGCGTGCAGGTGCCGCTGACGGAGGACTTCCGCCACGACCTTCCCGCCATGGCCGCGGCGATCACCGACCGCACGCGGCTGGTCATCGTGTGCAGCCCGAACAACCCCACCGGCCCGACGGTCACGCACGACGAGTTCGCCGCCTTCGTGGATGCCGTCCCCGCCGACGTGCTGATCGTGCTCGACGAGGCGTACGCCGAGTTCGTCACCGACCGTTCCTCGGTCGAGGGTGACCGTGTGCGCGCGATCATCGCCCGCCCCAACATCGTCGTGCTCCGCACATTCAGCAAGGCGTATGGTCTCGCCGGGCTCCGCGTGGGCTACGCCATCGGACACACGCGCGTGCTCGACGCCGCCCGCAGCACGGCCATCCCCCTGTCGGTCACGGCCGCGGCGGAGGCGGCCGCGCTGGCGAGCCTGGATGCCGAGTCCGAACTGCTCGAGCGCGTCACCGTGATCGCCGAGCGCCGCGACAGCCTCGTCGCCCGCTTGCGCGAGGCCGGCTGGCCGGTACCCGATGCCCAGGGCAACTTCGTCTGGCTGCCCGCGGGCGATCGCGCGCTCGAGGTCGCGTCGGCCTTCGAAGACGCGGGCCTCGTCGTGCGTCCGTTCGCAGGCGACGGCGTGCGCATCTCGATCGGTGAAGAGGAGTCGCTCGACCGCATCGTCGAGGTCGCGGCCACCGTCGCCCCGCGCTGA
- the purB gene encoding adenylosuccinate lyase, translating into MSSLPPQPLSPLDGRYFATVSEIGDYLSEAGLNRARVEVEVEWLLALTDRSLFGTAPVSDADRAKLRALYEDFGADEIAWLKEKEAVTRHDVKAVEYLVRDRLDSLGLTALAELTHFACTSEDINSTAYALTVQRAVERVWLPKLRAVTAALAELAVQHRDAAMLSRTHGQPATPTTMGKEIGVFAWRLERVIRQLDAGEYLAKFSGATGTWSAHVAAEPDVDWPQLTREFIESLGLGFNPVTTQIESHDWQVELYDRARHAGGILHNLATDIWTYISLGYFTQIPVAGATGSSTMPHKINPIRFENAEANLEIAGGLFGTLASTLVTSRLQRDLTDSTTQRNIGVAFGHSLLALDNLQRGLTEISLAEDVLRADLDVNWEVLAEAIQTVVRAEIAAGRSQITDPYALLKDLTRGRRVGAPELAEFVRGLDIGDAAKERLLALTPAAYAGLASRVVDAL; encoded by the coding sequence GTGTCCTCTCTGCCTCCGCAGCCCCTCAGCCCGCTCGACGGACGGTACTTCGCGACCGTGTCTGAGATCGGCGACTACCTGTCGGAGGCGGGCCTGAACCGCGCCCGCGTCGAGGTCGAGGTCGAATGGCTGCTCGCGTTGACCGACCGATCCCTCTTCGGCACGGCTCCGGTGAGCGACGCCGACCGCGCGAAGCTCCGCGCACTGTACGAGGACTTCGGCGCCGACGAGATCGCGTGGCTCAAAGAGAAGGAAGCCGTGACGCGGCACGACGTCAAGGCCGTCGAGTACCTCGTGCGCGACCGCCTCGACAGCCTCGGCCTGACAGCCCTCGCCGAGCTGACGCACTTCGCCTGTACGAGCGAAGACATCAACTCCACCGCCTATGCCCTCACCGTGCAGCGCGCGGTCGAGCGGGTGTGGCTGCCCAAGCTCCGCGCGGTCACGGCCGCCCTCGCCGAGCTCGCGGTACAGCACCGCGACGCCGCCATGCTCTCGCGCACACACGGTCAGCCGGCCACGCCCACCACGATGGGCAAGGAGATCGGCGTCTTCGCGTGGCGCCTCGAGCGCGTCATCCGCCAGCTGGACGCCGGTGAGTACCTCGCGAAGTTCTCCGGCGCCACCGGCACCTGGTCTGCCCACGTCGCCGCCGAACCCGACGTCGACTGGCCGCAGCTCACGCGCGAGTTCATCGAGTCGCTGGGCCTGGGCTTCAACCCGGTCACGACGCAGATCGAGTCGCACGACTGGCAGGTCGAGCTGTACGACCGCGCGCGTCACGCGGGTGGCATCCTGCACAACCTCGCCACCGACATCTGGACCTACATCTCGCTCGGCTACTTCACGCAAATCCCCGTCGCGGGTGCGACCGGGTCGTCGACGATGCCGCACAAGATCAACCCGATCCGCTTCGAGAACGCCGAGGCCAATCTCGAGATCGCCGGCGGATTGTTCGGCACCCTGGCATCCACGCTCGTCACCAGCCGCCTCCAGCGCGACCTGACCGACTCGACGACGCAGCGCAACATCGGCGTCGCATTCGGGCACTCGCTGCTCGCTCTCGACAACCTGCAGCGCGGGCTCACCGAGATCTCGCTCGCCGAAGACGTGCTGCGGGCCGACCTCGACGTGAACTGGGAAGTGCTCGCCGAGGCCATCCAGACCGTGGTGCGGGCCGAGATCGCCGCGGGTCGCTCTCAGATCACCGACCCCTACGCTCTGCTGAAGGACCTCACGCGTGGTCGCCGCGTCGGTGCCCCCGAGCTCGCGGAGTTCGTGCGCGGGCTCGACATCGGCGATGCCGCGAAGGAGCGCCTTCTCGCGCTGACGCCGGCCGCCTACGCCGGGCTCGCGTCGCGGGTGGTCGACGCGCTGTAA
- a CDS encoding low molecular weight phosphotyrosine protein phosphatase, whose amino-acid sequence MTANADAPFRVVFVCSGNICRSPMADVVFRHLADAAGLGSRVASTSAGTGDWHVGERADHRTLAALERLGYDGSAHRARQFQYSDFERNDLVLALDRSHERVLRGWARDDDAADKIALLQSFVPDAETLDVPDPYYAGPPMFDEVLGMIERASRALFRQLEPAIRSAG is encoded by the coding sequence ATGACCGCGAACGCCGACGCGCCCTTTCGCGTCGTGTTCGTGTGCAGCGGCAACATCTGCCGCTCCCCCATGGCCGACGTGGTCTTCCGTCATCTGGCGGATGCCGCGGGCCTCGGCTCGCGTGTCGCCTCGACGTCGGCCGGCACCGGCGACTGGCACGTCGGCGAGCGCGCCGACCACCGCACGCTCGCGGCTCTCGAACGCCTCGGCTACGACGGCTCCGCGCACCGTGCCCGGCAGTTCCAGTACAGCGACTTCGAGCGCAACGACCTCGTGCTCGCCCTCGACCGCAGTCACGAGCGCGTGCTGCGCGGCTGGGCGCGCGACGACGACGCGGCCGACAAGATCGCCCTGCTGCAGTCGTTCGTTCCGGATGCCGAGACCCTCGACGTCCCCGACCCCTACTACGCGGGCCCCCCGATGTTCGACGAGGTGCTCGGTATGATCGAACGCGCCAGCCGCGCCCTGTTCCGGCAGCTCGAGCCCGCCATCCGTTCCGCGGGCTGA